The following nucleotide sequence is from Verrucomicrobiia bacterium.
ATGGCGCGGACGTTTTCGGGGGGGGTGTCGCGCACAATTTCGCAACCTGCTCCCGCGATGTAGCGCTCCCCAGCCGCCTGATGGCATGCGGCCAAGGCGGCGTGGATTGCCTGCGGCGTTTGATTTCGCACCACCCCCACCGGCTCCAGATTGCCCAGTAAAACCTGCGCCGGCCCCATCTCCTGCCGCGCCCGCGCCAGGTCGGCAAAATAATCCAGATCCACAATGTCACAGCCCAGCGCCCCCATGCCTTTGAGAATGGGATTGGTGCGCCCGCAGATGTGCAGCCGCACCCGCCCGCCGGCCGCGTGAATGCCGTCCACCAGCCGCTTTTCATAAGGCCAGACAAATTCCTCATAGATTTGCGGCCCCACCAAGCTGGCGGCGGCATCGCCCACGCCGATGAGGTCTGCCCCTGCCTCGATTTGGGCCCGCGCAAACCGCAATTCCATTTCCACAATGAACTCAAACAAATCCCGCACGAAGGCAGCATCATCAAAAAAGTCCAGCATGATGGTATTGATGCCGCGCAAATCCGCGCCTTGCGCCATCGGGCCTTCGACCCAGCCCTCGACGATTTTTTCGCCGGCGGTTTTTTGCTTGAGGAGCGCCACCGCCTGCACGCGGTCGGTCATGCGCCCGCCGCCCAGCGGATCGGGGACGCGCAGGCGCGCCAGGGTTGCCTTGTCGGTCAGCAGGGCCTCCTCCTCGATGATGGCGGGCGGCTGGTTGGGGAACCATTGAATCTTGGCCCCGCAATCGGCAGCCTCACGCGCGGGATCGGAAATTGCCGAGACATAATCGAAGTCAAATTCCTCGGCCACCCGCACCTGGGCCTCCACCAGCCGGCGGTGGTCGCGGCAGTATTCCCCATAGGGAATGCCGGCGCGGTCGCCGGCAAACATCATGGTGATGGGCATCACGGGCAGACGATCCACCGGCTGGCCGGCGATCCGGGCGAGCACGCGTTCTCGGCTGTTCATAACAAAGGTGTTGGCCACCGGATTTAACCACCGCCCGGCCCCGCCGCCAAGCCGTTTGCGTGCTCATGTGGGCGGACAGGCATTTGAGGTTGACCAAAACCCAGGGTCACGGCAGTTTGGGCAGGTGCCCTTGAACCCGATACCATGAGAACGCCACTTATGCATGGCAGCCTGGCCGTTTTCCTGCTTTCCGCCACGTTGATCCACTCCGCCGCCCCCCAGCCGGTGCCGTTCAAAACACCGGATCGCCTGCCGGATCAGTTCCAGCCGCTGTCCCCCGCCGAGGTGAAACTGGAGGGTTTTCTGGGCGAACGCATCCAGCGCAACGCCCTCAGCCGGCTGGCCAAAGTGGACTTGGAGCCGCTGCTGGCGGGCTTCCGGCAGAAACCCGGCTCGCATCCGTGGATCGGGGAGCACATTGGCAAATGGATGCATGCGGCCACCCTGGCCTGGGCTTATACCGGCGACGCCGCTTTGCGCGCAAAACTTGACTACGCCGCCGCTGAACTCATCAAAACGCAGGAGGCCGATGGTTATCTGGGCACCTATACGCCTGACAAGCGTTTCGGTCTGTATCCCGGCGCCGATTGGGATGTGTGGTCGCACAAGTACTGCCTGATGGGCCTGCTGACGTATTACCAATACACCGGCAACGCGGCGGCGCTGGCGGCCAGCCGGAAGGCGGCGGATTTATTGATCGCCACCTTTCCGGCGAAGAAGAGCATCCTGGCGGCAGGCACTCATGTTGGCATGGCGGCCACGAGTGTCTTGGAGCCTATTGTGCTGCTCTATCGGCACACCGGCGAGGCCAAATACCTGGAATTTGCACGGTATATTGTGCGCTCGTGGGACGAACCGAATGGCCCGCGGATCATCGCCGCCCTGCTCAAGGAGGGCAAAGTCAACAAGACCGCCAACGGCAAGGCTTATGAGATGTTGTCCAATCTGGTGGGTTTGTGCGAGCTGGCCCGCGCCACCGGCGAGGCGGAGCTGCTCCTTCCTGTGGAAAAGGCCGTCCAGGACATCATCAATACCAAAATGTACCTCACCGGCGGCATGAGCCAGGGGGAGCATTTCCGGGAAGATCATTACCTGCCCAACGGCATGGGCGCGCATGTCAGTGAGACCTGCGTCAGCACGACGTGGGTGCAACTGCTGTGGCAAATGCTGCGGCTGAAAGGGGAGGCGCTCTACGGGCGGGAACTGGAACGCATTCTCTACAATCACCTGGCCGCCGCCCAGCGCCCGGACGGTGAGCAATGGTGTTATTTTACTTCTTTGGAGGGCACCAAACCCTATGGCCCCGGCATCAACTGCTGCGTCTCCAGCGGCCCGCGCGGCATGGCGCTGGCGGCCCAGTGCGCTTATTTTAAAACCAGGGATGCCCGGGGACAGGAGAGCCTCTTCATCAACCTCCTGGAGCCGGGCCGCGTCACCACCACCGTGAACGGCCAGGCGGTGACCCTGGACTTCGCGAGTTCGTATCCCGAGGGCGGGGAATTCAAAGTGCGCGTCACGGCCTCCCAGCCGGTGGTGCTGGGTTTACAATGCCGCATTCCCCCGTGGGCAGCCAAGGATGCGGCCGCCACGGCGCGCGTGGTGGCGCCGCGGTTGTGGCGCAACGGCGACAGCTTGACCCTGCTCGAGCTGCCCGCCCGGCCGCAGCAACTGATCGCCGGTCAGCATGGCAACGAGGGCCGCGCGGCCCTGGCCTACGGCCCCTTCGTGCTGGCTCTGGACACCGCACTGAACCCCGGCTTGGACTCGCCCAATCTGCTGGGGCTGGTGGACGATCGCCTGCAACGCCGTCCTGGCACGCTGGAGTTTGTGGCGCAGGTGAAATCTTTGCGTGATCCCGCCCCCCGCCCGGCGGTGTGGGTGCCCTTTGCCAATGCCGGCGCCACGGGCGGACGTTTCCAGGTCTGGCTGCGCGCCCCCGGCGCCGCGCTGCCGGAAAAGGTCTCTCTGCTGGCCGGCGCGCGTGAAAGCCGCTCGCGGCAGGGTAATGTGAACGGCTCCATTGCGGATGAAGATCCCGGCTCCTTTGTGGTCACTTTCGACGGCACCGCCAAGGCGGAGGATTGGTATGCCCTGCACGCAGAACAACCCGTACGTTTCAGCCGGGCCGTGTTTGCCCACGGCCAGAATTTCCATGACGGCGGCTGGTTTGATGCCAGCGCCGGCAAGCCCCGCCTGCAAATCCAGCGGACCGCCAACGGCCCGTGGGAGGAGGCGGCCGTGTTTGAAACTTATCCCGCCACCACGGCCACGGACCACCGGGGATTGAAACCGGGCCAGACCTTCAGCGTCCAACTTGCCGCGCCGGTGCAGGCCGTCGGCGTGCGCGTGATTGGCAAACCGGCCTGCGGCGACAACCCCAAACAAGCCTTCAGCTCCTGTGCGGAGCTGCAGGTGTTTGAGAAATAATCATGCGATCACAATCCCTACTTCCGCGGCGGGCCTGGCTCCAGCGCGCGGCCACCGCTGCGGCCGCCCTGGCGCTGGCGCCCTCCTGCGCCACGAGCGCCACCGCACGTGCCGCGCGCCATCCGCTCGGCTGCTACACGCGGCCGTGGGATCAGTTGGATTATCGCGCAGCGCTGGATGGCATGGCGGAGGCGGGCTTTCAATACGCCGGCCTGATGACCACGCGCGGGCGGCCCTCGCTGGTGGTGCATGTGGACTCCACGCCGGAGGCCGTGGCCGCAGTGGCGGCGGAAGTCAAGGCGCGGGGGCTGAAGGTGATTTCCATTTACGGCGGCGATTTCCACGCCGAGCAGGGGGTGGCGGCGGGGGTGGCCGGCCTCAAGCGGCTGGTGGATCATTGCGTGAGCTGCGGCTGCCCGCATCTGCTGCTGGGCGGCACCGGCGATGCCCGGGTTTTTCCGGCCTATTACCAGGCCGTGCGGGAGGTGTGCCCGTACGCCGAGGCCAGGCAGGTCACCCTCACCATCAAGCCCCACGGCGGGCTTAACGCCACCGGCCCCGAGTGCCGGAAAATCATCGAATCCGTCGGCCATCGCCGCTTCCGGCTGTGGTACGATCCGGGCAACATTTTCTACTACTCGGACGGCCGGCTGGACCCGGTGGAGGACGCGGCCACCGTCAACGGGCTGGTGGCCGGCATGAGTGTGAAGGATTTCCTGCCCCCCAAGGAAGTCATGCTCACCCCCGGCACCGGGCGGGTGAACTTTCCCGCGGTCCTGCGCCGGCTGCAACGCGGCGGCTTCACGGCCGGACCGCTGGTGATTGAATGTCTGAGCCGGGGGAACGGCCAGGACGCGCGCTTGATCACGGCCGAGGCGCGCAAGGCCCGGGAGTTTGTGGAAGGCCTGTTGAAAGGTTAGGGCGGCTGGAGGGAGCCGGGGCGCCCACTGACTCTTGACCGGAGGCGGTGCTCCACGCGGTTTCGTCACCCCGAGCGAATGACCGCCATTCACCGCCACGCGGGGCCGCAGACGCCCGGCTCCCGCCAACCGCTCCTGGAGGGCGGGGGGAAGGGGCGCGGACGGGGCTGGCTCCCGCCCGCGCCCTGGTTCATCTCGGTTCCTCCGGCTTACACATCGTAATACAGGAAGAATTCGTACGGGTGCGGCCGCAACCGGATGGCGTCATGCTCCTTGCGCTTGGCGGCGATCCACGTCTCGATGAAGTCGAGGGTGAAGACGTCGCCCTTGAGCAGGAATTCATGATCCTTTTCCAGGTAATCCAGGGCCTCGCCGAGGCTGCTGGGGACCTGCGGGATTTTGGCGTGTTCCTCCGGCGGCAGCTCGTAGAGGTTCTTGTCCATGGGTTCGCCCGGATCAATTTTGTTGAGCACGCCGTCCAGGCCGGCCATGAGCAGGGCGGCGTTGCTGAGGTAGATGTTGGCCGAGGGATCGGGCGGCCGGTACTCGATCCGCTTGGCTTTGGGATTCTCGCTGTAGGTGGGGATGCGGATGGCGGCCGAGCGGTTGCGGGCGCTGTAGGCCAGGTTCACCGGGGCCTCATAGCCCGGCACCAGGCGCTTGTAGGAGTTGGTGGTGGGGCTGCAGATGGCGCACAGGGCCTTGGCATGCTTGAGGATGCCGCCGATGAAGTTGAGGGCCAGCGGGCTGAGGCCGGCGTAGGCGTTGCCGGCAAACAGAGGCTTGCCCTTCTTCCAGACGCTGATGTGGGTGTGCATGCCGCTGCCATTGTCGCCAAACAGCGGCTTGGGCATGAAGGTGGCCGTCTTACCGTGCTTTTTGGCCACATTCTTGACCACGTACTTGTAGATCATCATCTTGTCGGCGCAGCTCACCAGCGTGTCGAAGCGGATGTCAATTTCCGCCTGGCCCGCGGTGGCCACCTCGTGGTGTTGGCGCTCGATGGTGACGCCCAACTGCTCCATGAGCAGGGTCATCTCGGTGCGCAAATCCTGCTGTGTATCAGCCGGAGCCACCGGGAAGTAACCTTCCTTGTGCCGGATTTTGTAGCCCAGGTTGGGCATTTCCTCGCGGCCGCTGTTCCAGATGCCTTCAATGGAGTCAATGCTGTGGAAGGCCGCGTTGGTTTTGACTTCGTACTGCACGTTGTCAAAGACAAAGAACTCGGCCTCCGGCCCGAAAAAGGCCGCATCCCCCACGCCGGTGCTGGCCAGATATTTCTCGGCCTTCTGGGCGATGCCGCGCGGATCGCGGCTGTAGGGCTCCTTGGTGCCGGTTTCGGCGATGGTGGCCGTCAGGGACAACGTGGGCACTTCCATGAAGGGATCAATGAAAGCCGTATCGGGGTCGGGCATGGCCAGCATGTCGGAGGCTTCGATGGATTTCCAGCCGCGGATGGACGAGCCGTCAAAGCCCAGGCCTTCGGTGAAAATCTCTTCCGACAGCTCGGCGATGGGGCAGCTAAAGTGCTGCCACGAGCCAAAGGTGTCGCAGAACTTGATGTCGAACATTTTGGCGCCGGCCTTTTTGGCCATTTCAATGACGCTCTTTGGGGTGTTTTTTGCCATAGTGTTT
It contains:
- a CDS encoding glycoside hydrolase family 127 protein, with the translated sequence MRTPLMHGSLAVFLLSATLIHSAAPQPVPFKTPDRLPDQFQPLSPAEVKLEGFLGERIQRNALSRLAKVDLEPLLAGFRQKPGSHPWIGEHIGKWMHAATLAWAYTGDAALRAKLDYAAAELIKTQEADGYLGTYTPDKRFGLYPGADWDVWSHKYCLMGLLTYYQYTGNAAALAASRKAADLLIATFPAKKSILAAGTHVGMAATSVLEPIVLLYRHTGEAKYLEFARYIVRSWDEPNGPRIIAALLKEGKVNKTANGKAYEMLSNLVGLCELARATGEAELLLPVEKAVQDIINTKMYLTGGMSQGEHFREDHYLPNGMGAHVSETCVSTTWVQLLWQMLRLKGEALYGRELERILYNHLAAAQRPDGEQWCYFTSLEGTKPYGPGINCCVSSGPRGMALAAQCAYFKTRDARGQESLFINLLEPGRVTTTVNGQAVTLDFASSYPEGGEFKVRVTASQPVVLGLQCRIPPWAAKDAAATARVVAPRLWRNGDSLTLLELPARPQQLIAGQHGNEGRAALAYGPFVLALDTALNPGLDSPNLLGLVDDRLQRRPGTLEFVAQVKSLRDPAPRPAVWVPFANAGATGGRFQVWLRAPGAALPEKVSLLAGARESRSRQGNVNGSIADEDPGSFVVTFDGTAKAEDWYALHAEQPVRFSRAVFAHGQNFHDGGWFDASAGKPRLQIQRTANGPWEEAAVFETYPATTATDHRGLKPGQTFSVQLAAPVQAVGVRVIGKPACGDNPKQAFSSCAELQVFEK
- the glnA gene encoding type I glutamate--ammonia ligase; amino-acid sequence: MAKNTPKSVIEMAKKAGAKMFDIKFCDTFGSWQHFSCPIAELSEEIFTEGLGFDGSSIRGWKSIEASDMLAMPDPDTAFIDPFMEVPTLSLTATIAETGTKEPYSRDPRGIAQKAEKYLASTGVGDAAFFGPEAEFFVFDNVQYEVKTNAAFHSIDSIEGIWNSGREEMPNLGYKIRHKEGYFPVAPADTQQDLRTEMTLLMEQLGVTIERQHHEVATAGQAEIDIRFDTLVSCADKMMIYKYVVKNVAKKHGKTATFMPKPLFGDNGSGMHTHISVWKKGKPLFAGNAYAGLSPLALNFIGGILKHAKALCAICSPTTNSYKRLVPGYEAPVNLAYSARNRSAAIRIPTYSENPKAKRIEYRPPDPSANIYLSNAALLMAGLDGVLNKIDPGEPMDKNLYELPPEEHAKIPQVPSSLGEALDYLEKDHEFLLKGDVFTLDFIETWIAAKRKEHDAIRLRPHPYEFFLYYDV
- a CDS encoding uroporphyrinogen decarboxylase family protein encodes the protein MNSRERVLARIAGQPVDRLPVMPITMMFAGDRAGIPYGEYCRDHRRLVEAQVRVAEEFDFDYVSAISDPAREAADCGAKIQWFPNQPPAIIEEEALLTDKATLARLRVPDPLGGGRMTDRVQAVALLKQKTAGEKIVEGWVEGPMAQGADLRGINTIMLDFFDDAAFVRDLFEFIVEMELRFARAQIEAGADLIGVGDAAASLVGPQIYEEFVWPYEKRLVDGIHAAGGRVRLHICGRTNPILKGMGALGCDIVDLDYFADLARARQEMGPAQVLLGNLEPVGVVRNQTPQAIHAALAACHQAAGERYIAGAGCEIVRDTPPENVRAISDYARTCRA
- a CDS encoding sugar phosphate isomerase/epimerase → MRSQSLLPRRAWLQRAATAAAALALAPSCATSATARAARHPLGCYTRPWDQLDYRAALDGMAEAGFQYAGLMTTRGRPSLVVHVDSTPEAVAAVAAEVKARGLKVISIYGGDFHAEQGVAAGVAGLKRLVDHCVSCGCPHLLLGGTGDARVFPAYYQAVREVCPYAEARQVTLTIKPHGGLNATGPECRKIIESVGHRRFRLWYDPGNIFYYSDGRLDPVEDAATVNGLVAGMSVKDFLPPKEVMLTPGTGRVNFPAVLRRLQRGGFTAGPLVIECLSRGNGQDARLITAEARKAREFVEGLLKG